The Papaver somniferum cultivar HN1 chromosome 6, ASM357369v1, whole genome shotgun sequence genome segment CTTGTAATTATGAAAAAATAGTTATAACCAACATTTTGAACACCAAAAGAATGGGAATTCAAGACAAGTTTCTTGGAGTCCCATTGTTACTGCAgagaaatgaatctaattttTTTCATATGCTTGATAAGATTGATAATAGACTTCCTACTTGGAAATCTAAGCATCTTAATCAGCGGGCTACAGTAGTTTTAACACAGACAGTCCCAAGCTCTCTTACAACACATCATATGTCAGTTTTTCCAATGCCTAAAAAAACTTACAAACAGAATGGATTCCATCCAGAGAAAATTTTAGTGGAATAAGGACAATATTGTTATAGGTCTTTATTTTAGGAAATGGACTAATATTGCCAATTCAAAAAGCAATGATGATTTAAATATTAGACAATCATTTATTTTTAATCAATATTTTTTGACCAAGTTGGTTTGGAGAATGTTGAAAGATCGAGAAGTTGTACGGGCCCAAATTCTAAAACACAACTACTTCCCTAATGTTTCTCCTCTTTCAGATGATGTTAACAATGATGGAAGCTGGATTTGGAGAGGTGCGTGTCAGGGACTGGAGATCGTTAAGCAGAATTATTGTTGGGAGATTGCTGATAGAACCCAAATCAATATTTGGAAAGACAATTGGATACCTGACACTGAAAAACATGTCCCTTCCAAATTTTGGTCCAATAACCTAGAAACTGTATCTCAAGTTATTGATCCATATACTAATAACAAGCTTATTGTTATTTTTCCTCCTAATGTTACTAAGAAGGTTTATAGGTTTAAAATTACAATGATATGCAGAGATCAAATTAGGTGGAAAAGGACTGGGAATGACAATTTTTATGTTAAATCTGCTTATAATATTCTTTTGCAGAAATCCGAAAAAGGTGTTCAACAAAGTAACCCAAATTTCCCATGGAAAAGACTTTGGAATATGAAAATGCCTCCTAAAGTCTTGCATTTCCTATGGAGATATCCTCGGGATTGTTTGGATACTAGAGATGTCAAATTTGTGAAAATTATTGATGATGTTTTCTCTTTGCGTGGGGCTTGTAAGGAAAATATGCAACATCTACTTGTTGATTGCTTTGTGGCTCACAGAATACGGTTTGCAATGGACTCTTCCATTTTTTATATGCTTAGAAATACAAACTTTATGGACTGGATATCCAATAGTATAAAATCTAATAATTTTTCTAGTGTTTTGATGCAGGAAAAGATCGCATTTGTGAGCTGTGTGGCTTGGCATATATGGAAGCTTAATGTTCTATAATATTTGTAAAAACCCAATTCAGACCCCATGAATTTATTCATACTGTGAAGCAATTCTTGTCAGACATTGAGAAATCTAATGAACCCGTACAGGCAAACAAAACCAGTTTCGTAACTACTGTAGAATGGAAACCACCTAATGGAGATGCTATTAAGTTTAATTTTTGATGTCTCATTCATTAAAGGTTGTATGCCTACCGGTATTGGAATAATAATTTGAAATGGTGCAGGTGCTTTCATTGGAGCaaacgaaaaatgggtcatttgtccaaatatttttaaaacatggttctaatggacgagtaaaaattagtatgggtgaaatggacaccaaaaaaatagcaagaatgaaactggattcatcctgacttaaacttaaaaaagagcgaggatggaactggatgcatcctggtgtaaattaaaataagaaaaaatatttgaaaatgggtaggatgaaactgtttacatcctgactgtttttacattctcgtccatttaaacagtatcaaattttacacgtCTTTCTCACCAagtaattgttgattttggtttttttaaccaattttgtgtggaGCAAAAGGGAAAATATCATCAGTGGTAGATAAGGAACAAGAAGAAACTATTGCGACACTCAAGGCTATTAAATGGGCAAAGGAGATGAACATTAGCAGGCTGGACTTGGAGGGAGATAACAAAAACGTGGTTGAAGCTGTCAATGGTTCTTTTAGTCAAATAAAATGGAACACAAACAATGTCATACAAGAATGTCTTTATTTACTTGGTAATTTTAATAGTTGAAAATGTACTCATATAAAAAGAGATGTGAATGAGGTAGTGGATGAACTAGCAAAATCTGCAAGAGTCGGTGTTAATTCCATTTGGTGGGATCAACCTCGAGAATTAATCAAGAATAAATCCGGAAAAAATAATGTCAACTCTTAAGCACCCATTAgtgaaacggaaaatgggtcatttgtccaaatatttttaaatcacggtttaaatggacgagtaaaaaatagtttggatgaaatgactaaaaaaaaatagcaaggatgaaattggttcatcctagcttaaatttaaaaaatagcaaggatgaaactggatacatcctgtgtaaactaaaaataagaaaaaatatttgaaaatgggtacgatgaaactggttacattctgcctatttttacatttttgtccatttaaacagtatcaaaatctaactgtccatttcacccatgaattgttgattttggtctttttaaccaattttgtgttagtGAAATTTCTTTCttatcaaaaagaagaagaaaaaaaaagaacaatcaTAAAATTCTGATATAAATTCGAAATGAGCAATCATCATCAACCGCTAAGCATTGCTGCAATCATTGTAAAATTtcggggtaatttgcgttacctcccctgtaaAGATTCGTAATTTACATTATTTCTCCTGCAGAAACAAAATTAGTGAAACCTCCTCTCGTCAATAATACCGCTAATTCCAAGTTAGCTGACTCAAACTTATTACacgtggtttttattttttttgggtaatTTGCGTTATCTTCACCGTAAAGATTGGGCCTAATAGCACACACAATATATTACCTTCACACCCCACCAAAAAAACTCTTGCAAATAAACAAACATTTAGGCCGGCTTACCATGGCTAGAATTTCCCAGCTACTGTCATTCGCTAATTTAAATACTCCCAAGGTTCCGTTAAGTCTAAGCAATGAAAGCTCCCTGGCAGAAAACTGGATTGTGAAAGTATGGCTCAAGCTCTAACTTAATTCTTATTGGGAGGTAAATAAGAATAAAGTCATGTCTTTAACATGAGCAACCAGTCATCTTTGGAGAAGCAGTGTACAACGAAATACAAAAAATGCTCCACCACATCCCCTGGATTTTTACCTGATGGAAGAGGTGATTGCAAGGAAATGACCTAAAGGACGTCATTCAGTCTGTCGTCAATGGTGTATTTCAGCAGTGATGGTTTATATATTTGGCAAAAATTTAGTTTCTTATCTTGGCGTGGTAATCTACGTGCACACTAGTCGTCTCTACATTGAAATTATGAATGTATATAGTCATATTGGTGATCGTGATTAATGATACTCTGCGAAAAACAACATCAACGACACTATAGATGAGTAGTTGTACTTGTCTATGGGGTTTAGCTGTCAATCAATCATAGGTGTCTATATATGGCTTGGATTTGCTTGAAAATTATTCTATTGGAAGAAAGTAAAACTACCAGACAAGATAGTACTTGATTCAGTTCCCTACCAATGACCTGAGTTTGTGGACAGGAGGAACTGAAATGATGTTTGCACTCCGAAAGGGAAAAATACACACAAATACGTACCCATGTCCTTTGATTCCATaattggaaaaaagaaaaaacaaccaaCCCTAGCTAGAAATAAGTGGCTAGATCATCATGACAAGACAATTATTGAAACAACATTCAATCTAAAGTTATTATGGGAATCAAGTAAATCAGGATGATTAATCTAGTTAGACAATGCTAACTAATTAATTAACGACGTCTTGAGGCGGTTTCTCTCTGGGAATTGaggaaaacagcagcaacaggaGTGCCAAGTTCATTCTCTTCTGCAAATTTTCTAACACTGAATTGATCTCTTGATGCTGAAGCTGACGCTGATGAAGAAGAACCAGTACTATTGATTGCGAGTGATTGTTGTCTGTTTTTTTGTCTGTAAAGAACAAATACAAACCTATGAATCCCAATATATGGCCGTGGCATTTCATAACTTATCACTTCTCTTCCTGCATATTTATAACCACAATAATATATGTAAAACCCACCAATATTATTTAAGTTAATTAGTACATGATCTCGCTTAATATTTATATCACCTACCAAATGAAGCATCTGTTGTTCCTGGAATGTCTGTCACAATCCTGCAGTCGATATAGTGTTAATTCAAGTAAGTTATTGTATCAAAAAATTTAGATCAAACTGATAAATTATGGCTAAATCTAgccgaaaaaagaagaagaaaaaaaaaactaatagagAAAACTACCAGTGGAGATGTTCCCTCAAGTATGGATCACTAGGACCTGGAACATCTGGGTCTGTCATGACCTGCACTAACGTAGATATTAATTAACTAGCCAAAATGCTAATTGACAGCATTTGCTATAAGAAGAAAACTATATAGTGAATGGTGATGAGATAAGTGTATGTATTACCAGAGTAAAGAAAGATCTCAAATCACCACCTTGAATTTCAACTCTAGGTTTAGCAGTTAAGGAAGGGGGATAAAACTCTCGACCATTCTGAACATGTTTGTTCTGGGGGTAAGTCACTACCATCTTTACAGTTGGGGAGAATGAGTCATCAATAACATCTCCAATCACTTTTCCAACTACTAGAGGATCCATTATATATCTGCAGCTTCCCATACTTGCATGCAATAATTAATTAGGATTAAAAAAAATAGATTGAGGAGAACTTAAATAGAAGATGGAATAGTAGATATGTTTTGGGAACTGATTTTTATAAAGAACATCTATCCTTTTTGATCTATATATGGAATCCAGTAGAAGGGTGATTAATTAAAAAGACACTCATCAGGAGAACTGGAACATCTTTGTCCTTTGTTGCAAATCCAACCACATAGTTTTGGTAAAAATCTTTAAACAGATGAAGTAAGGCGAGTACAGGTACCAGAACATCGCACTAACCTGTTAAATAGTTATATTGCACGTGGTTGCTTGCTTGGATTTCAATTATTCGGTCGTAGGCCATTTTAGCATTTTCCGAGAAAAGGCAAATTACCTATTGCAATTCCCACTAACCTTATAAAGTGCTGCATTATTTGGATGCCCCTACTTACTTTTTGAAGCATTTGCCCCATTTGCATTGGACCATTACCGACTTGATCACATCTCATTGAAAGGGAACACAAATTTTGCCATGCAAAAATTTATAGGCCCTACTagcaaaatgtttttttttgcagATGTGGTCACTGGCCTTTTAAGCATGCTTTCATTGTGTCACCTTCAAGACCAAAATTTTCCACGGAAGTCATCTTGATTCATGATAATGTCAGGGAAATCTAAAGGTGGAGGTCTTGATGTGTTgttgaaaatcattttccaaTCTTGTATTTTCTCATTCGCAACCACAACCACAAGATAAAACCACTTTACAGTCTTAGTTTGGTCACGATATCGATAGGTGATAGGAAGTTGACTTTCTTTCTACACCATACTTTTTATCGCGGGGATTCTCACCCACCGAATCAGCCACATGCAATTAACTATGGCAAACCCAATTACCAGAGAGCATCCgtagtgggcgagtataaccaaaaatttgggatgagatcgtaacacactgggacggagtaaagatcaaatcccaaccaaatatcaaattccagaccaaatatggtcgcgaccaaatcccaaattctaatatagtcgggcgtaaatttaaagtacgcttgttgctgggcgtaaatttaaagtacgcttgttaacgggcggagatttaaattacgcccgatgaaaattcaaattaaataaaaaagaaaaagaatgaggcggacttttaaagtccgcctgatgaaagccGAAAGAAATGGGGCGgatttttaaagtccgcctgatgaaattttaatggggtGGACTTTTACAGTCCGCCCGAtgtaaattacaaaaaaaaaaaaattggggcggATTTTTaaggtccgcctgatgaaagtggAAAATGggttaatcatgtaccgttgcgtcacaacacggactgaacccaaaatttggtctttttttttatctttgatctttggttttgatcgcaccactgcagttgctctgagAGGCCTAAATACCGTCTAACTTGATGAAATATACCTCGAGTCAGGGGCGGAACTACCCTTGGACTAGGGCTTGCTCAAGCCGGCCCCAAAATTGCAAAAAGACATTTTTTTCATAGTCCTTTTTGAGTTGGGCCATTATATGTTTGTAAATTTTACCCTTAAGCCAGCCCAAGAAAAGAGTCAAGTCCTCCCCATAATCAAAGTCTAGTTCCGCCACTGCCTCGAGTTGAAGTAGCGTCCAAATGGATATCAAAAACCATTTATCAGGTTCCATAAAGCCGATGCGAATGTAAAATTTATCGTTTTgttgatcaaaaataaataaaaataaagccAAAGTTAAATAATTAGCAATAAACTCCTTAACATGGTTACAGGGCGGAACTAATCATAGacttaaaattttgatttttcaccTTGGTTTTAAGTTTGGCAAAAAATGATCAAGCCTAAACCAAAGGCTTAAGCCACCCCCACCATTCTAATTAGATTTCAAGCCACCCCTACCTATATTTTCCAACTCGGCCACATGGTTAGAGATACATTTGTAGCATCCGTGTTCAAATAATTAGCAATAGAGTACCTAAAGACCAGCACGGCACCAACTGTCCCGCCAAAAATCAATCAATGAGAGAGAATGTGGTTTTCCTAAATGTTAAGCCAGTCAAGATATTGATCAAGAACTCCTTCGAATTACCATAATCTTTAGCAGAATGCTTACACACAAGATAGTGGTACAAACCTGTATCAAGAGAGTAAAATAAAATCCCATCGTCATGCAACCTCGGGAGGTAGATTTTGTTCTCCATTTGCCTAGTTGGAGCAATTGCTGATATGCTGGATGTATGGCTAATAAACAACATATGCCTCCCCAAATGTTTAACTTCAACCCAAACCTTTTCATTGTTGTTCATTGTAAAAATAAGAACCCATTTTCCCAATCGGCATAATAACACACGTAAGGgatggcttctcttaaatatagcccacatTGTTATTAACCATAACCCATATTAATTATAACCCACAGAAATTTTTTGATTTATTAACCAAAGCCCAAATCATAGCCTTAATTATATAAACCGAGTTTAAATCTAGTTAGTTGAGTCGACTCGACATAAAATTAACCTACCGTTTTAAACAAAGCCCTAGATGTTGTTCCTTCTTCCTCTAACAAAAACTAAccttagatttttttctttttgaataatCAGATCATTCTCATCCATTTGGTTTCGTTTGTTTAATTTAGTGCAACTCTTTTTTTTGGTGCAACTtctttcttaagcttaagcttaagT includes the following:
- the LOC113285354 gene encoding CEN-like protein 2 isoform X2; amino-acid sequence: MGSCRYIMDPLVVGKVIGDVIDDSFSPTVKMVVTYPQNKHVQNGREFYPPSLTAKPRVEIQGGDLRSFFTLVMTDPDVPGPSDPYLREHLHWIVTDIPGTTDASFDKKTDNNHSQSIVLVLLHQRQLQHQEINSVLENLQKRMNLALLLLLFSSIPREKPPQDVVN
- the LOC113285354 gene encoding protein SELF-PRUNING-like isoform X1 → MGSCRYIMDPLVVGKVIGDVIDDSFSPTVKMVVTYPQNKHVQNGREFYPPSLTAKPRVEIQGGDLRSFFTLVMTDPDVPGPSDPYLREHLHWIVTDIPGTTDASFGREVISYEMPRPYIGIHRFVFVLYRQKNRQQSLAINSTGSSSSASASASRDQFSVRKFAEENELGTPVAAVFLNSQRETASRRR